The nucleotide sequence TTCCTGCTGTAATGATGCATCAATCAATCCCAGTTTGACCGAAATCTGATTAGCCATATCCATCCCAAAACTCACCGCAATGCCATGGGGAACTTCAAAATGGGTGGCCGATTCAATCGCATGGCCAAAAGAATGCCCATAGTTGAAAACATTTCGCGGTCCCTGATCAAATTCATCGCGTTCAATCATTGCCTTTTTGATGGAAAGGGAACGGTGAATCAGTTCGTCGATGCCGGTTCCACTATTTAGTGCATCGGCCACCCGACTTTTCGCCCAATCCACGTCTTCACGACCATTCACACAAAAATAGTGAAGCATTTCACCGATGCCTGAACGAAAATCCCGTTCCGGCAGCGTTTTCAACATGGCCGTCGCCAGATAAATCTTTTCCGGTGGATAAAATCCGCCCAGCTGATTTTTGTAATGTCCGAAATTGATAGAGGTCTTGCTGCCAATGCAACTATCGCACTGCGTCAATAGATTGGTCGGGAAAAACAGCCAGTTTACGCCACGAAACAAAATGGATGCGGTAAATGCGGTGATATCCTGAATAATGCCTCCACCGATTCCGATCAGACGATC is from Spartobacteria bacterium and encodes:
- a CDS encoding 3-dehydroquinate synthase, translated to MKIKSYRREYSVDFTDNIVTVLKEQVHARDMLIMDRNVHDLYPELATFVASHRHRLITPSEPAKSYQALTPLIEELIEGGFSKTDRLIGIGGGIIQDITAFTASILFRGVNWLFFPTNLLTQCDSCIGSKTSINFGHYKNQLGGFYPPEKIYLATAMLKTLPERDFRSGIGEMLHYFCVNGREDVDWAKSRVADALNSGTGIDELIHRSLSIKKAMIERDEFDQGPRNVFNYGHSFGHAIESATHFEVPHGIAVSFGMDMANQISVKLGLIDASLQQELHELFAPVWQGTSLEPMDFDEFLSALKKDKKNEGTQIKVILTKGLGQMFKTTLTLDDEMLTLMKTVIRKT